From the genome of Poecile atricapillus isolate bPoeAtr1 chromosome 23, bPoeAtr1.hap1, whole genome shotgun sequence, one region includes:
- the LYZ gene encoding lysozyme C: MRKSMLFLGFLVFLGLALPGTQGRIISRCEMVKILRRNGFEGFEGTTVADWMCLIKYESGYDTKAYNNNGPSRDYGIFQINSKYWCNDGRTPGSVNGCHISCSRLQDDNIDDDIRCAKKIAREAHGLSPWYGWKNHCRGRNLSSYVRGC; encoded by the exons ATGAGAAAGTCAATGCTCTTCCTTggctttcttgttttccttggccTGGCTCTGCCAGGCACCCAGGGAAGAATAATTTCCAGATGTGAGATGGTGAAGATCTTACGTCGGAATGGCTTTGAGGGCTTTGAGGGCACAACTGTTGCTGACT GGATGTGCCTGATAAAATATGAGAGTGGTTATGACACGAAAGCGTACAATAACAATGGTCCAAGCAGGGACTACGGCATCTTTCAGATCAACAGCAAGTACTGGTGCAATGATGGCAGGACCCCTGGATCTGTGAATGGTTGCCACATCAGTTGCTCAA GACTGCAAGATGATAACATTGACGATGATATTCGCTGTGCCAAGAAGATTGCTCGGGAGGCTCATGGCCTCAGTCCCTG gtatgGCTGGAAAAATCATTGCAGGGGCAGAAACCTGAGTTCCTATGTCAGAGGTTGTTAA